One window of Erwinia aphidicola genomic DNA carries:
- a CDS encoding DUF6515 family protein yields MKKVITTLFALSLLTPALASAHPGGWGPGPGPGWHHGDGGWHGGHGPGRLSFLPGAAAAVLIGGLTYYVLNGNYYQRQNDNTYVVVDRPVEHYRDSYDDMRALDYNGERFYVQDGHYYRRSINGEYLEVPRPPGL; encoded by the coding sequence ATGAAAAAGGTGATAACCACACTTTTCGCCTTATCGCTGCTTACCCCGGCGCTGGCATCGGCCCATCCCGGCGGCTGGGGTCCCGGCCCCGGTCCGGGCTGGCATCATGGCGACGGCGGCTGGCACGGCGGCCACGGACCCGGGCGCTTATCGTTTCTGCCCGGTGCTGCCGCTGCGGTGCTGATTGGCGGCCTGACTTACTATGTGCTTAACGGCAACTACTACCAGCGCCAGAACGATAACACCTATGTGGTGGTTGACCGCCCGGTGGAACATTACCGTGACAGTTACGACGACATGCGCGCGCTGGATTACAACGGTGAGCGATTTTACGTGCAGGACGGCCATTACTACCGCCGCAGCATCAACGGTGAATATCTGGAAGTTCCACGGCCGCCGGGTCTGTAA
- the osmE gene encoding osmotically-inducible lipoprotein OsmE — translation MRKLTGLIGAAVALAVLSGCTAYDRAESYVTKPVVQDVKKGMTRQQVRDIAGPPSTEITMVHARGTCQTYVLGERDGKQQTYFVSYSDTGRVMNYGFQSCKDYDTDPQATTK, via the coding sequence ATGCGTAAGTTGACGGGATTGATTGGTGCTGCTGTTGCCCTGGCCGTGTTGTCTGGCTGTACTGCCTACGACCGGGCGGAAAGTTATGTCACCAAACCTGTAGTGCAGGACGTGAAAAAAGGGATGACCCGCCAGCAGGTGCGTGACATCGCCGGCCCACCTTCTACCGAAATTACCATGGTCCACGCTCGCGGCACCTGCCAGACGTATGTGCTGGGCGAACGTGACGGTAAACAGCAGACTTACTTTGTCAGCTATAGCGACACCGGCCGTGTGATGAACTACGGCTTCCAGAGCTGCAAAGATTACGATACCGACCCGCAGGCTACCACCAAGTAA
- a CDS encoding TetR/AcrR family transcriptional regulator, with translation MSSQVEAREARHRLRQDEIISAARRCFRQHGFHAASMSQLALEARLSVGQIYRYFINKDAIIEEIIRRIIDHRLQEMISTSGNVHLPELLAWRRVLNEEDEALMIEVAAEATRNPRVAQMMADADQRMFTQACCKVAAEHPEFSPERVRASVEILAVMVEGTSYRRITPQKASAQRLYTLYQQINDLLFKSEES, from the coding sequence ATGAGCTCACAAGTAGAAGCACGCGAGGCGCGCCACCGTCTGCGCCAGGACGAGATTATCTCCGCTGCCCGCCGCTGTTTTCGCCAGCATGGTTTTCATGCCGCCAGCATGTCGCAGCTGGCGCTGGAAGCGCGGCTCAGCGTGGGGCAAATCTATCGCTACTTCATCAATAAAGATGCGATTATCGAAGAGATCATCCGCCGCATTATCGACCACCGCCTGCAGGAGATGATCTCCACCAGCGGCAACGTCCACCTGCCCGAGCTGCTGGCGTGGCGCAGGGTGCTGAATGAAGAGGATGAAGCCCTGATGATCGAGGTTGCCGCCGAAGCCACGCGCAACCCGCGAGTGGCACAGATGATGGCCGATGCCGATCAGCGCATGTTCACCCAGGCCTGCTGCAAAGTGGCGGCTGAACATCCTGAGTTCAGCCCCGAGCGGGTTCGCGCCTCGGTTGAGATCCTCGCCGTGATGGTGGAAGGCACCTCTTACCGCCGCATCACGCCGCAGAAAGCGTCGGCACAACGTCTCTATACCCTTTATCAGCAAATTAACGACCTTCTTTTCAAATCAGAGGAATCATGA
- a CDS encoding multidrug effflux MFS transporter: MTPAHPKRLGYAITLGLLAALGPLCIDLYLPALPELAKDLHTPTATAQLSLTAGLLGLGLGQLFFGPLSDKYGRIRPLLLSLVLLLVASIGCALAQDIHQLLLARLFEGLSGAGGAVLSRAIARDMYSGHELTKFFALLMLVNGLAPIAAPVLGGALMAFLDWRGLFMVLAAIAVLLFVLARLKLHETLPAARRSQGSLFSAWAALGQVVTHRPFMGFCLTQGFMMSGMFAYIGASPFVLQQIYQLSPQAFSFCFAANGVGLIIASQVSARLSPLWGEYRVLKGGLVLAFISSGSLLVAGLSSASLPLVLVALFFSVASNGVISVTAASLAMQSQGHRAGSASAVIGVTMFTLGGISVPVTGIGGTSVLTMSATIFGCYMLAILMFNLLAQKAKTA, translated from the coding sequence ATGACACCTGCTCATCCCAAACGTCTTGGCTATGCCATCACGCTCGGCCTGCTGGCGGCGCTTGGCCCGCTCTGCATCGATCTCTACCTGCCCGCGCTGCCGGAACTGGCTAAAGACCTGCACACCCCGACCGCCACGGCACAGCTGAGCCTGACCGCCGGCCTGCTCGGCCTCGGCTTAGGCCAGCTGTTTTTCGGCCCGCTGAGCGATAAATATGGCCGTATCCGCCCGCTGCTGCTGTCGCTGGTGCTATTGCTGGTGGCCTCCATTGGCTGTGCGCTGGCGCAGGATATCCATCAGCTGCTGCTGGCGCGGCTGTTTGAAGGGCTGTCCGGGGCTGGCGGTGCGGTGCTGTCGCGCGCCATTGCCCGCGATATGTACAGCGGCCATGAGCTGACCAAATTCTTTGCGCTACTGATGCTGGTCAACGGCCTGGCGCCGATTGCTGCACCAGTGCTGGGCGGCGCGCTGATGGCGTTTCTCGACTGGCGCGGGCTGTTTATGGTGCTGGCGGCGATTGCCGTGCTGCTGTTTGTGCTGGCACGCCTCAAGCTGCATGAGACCCTGCCCGCTGCGCGCCGCAGCCAGGGCAGTCTGTTCTCGGCGTGGGCGGCCCTCGGCCAGGTGGTCACCCATCGCCCATTTATGGGCTTCTGCCTGACGCAGGGCTTTATGATGTCGGGCATGTTCGCCTATATCGGCGCATCGCCGTTCGTCCTGCAGCAGATCTACCAGCTTTCCCCTCAGGCATTCAGCTTCTGCTTCGCCGCCAATGGGGTCGGCCTGATTATTGCATCACAGGTAAGTGCCCGCCTCAGCCCACTGTGGGGCGAGTACCGCGTGCTGAAAGGCGGCCTGGTGCTGGCGTTCATCTCTTCCGGCAGCCTGCTGGTGGCGGGGCTAAGCAGTGCGAGCCTGCCGCTGGTACTGGTGGCGCTGTTCTTCAGCGTGGCAAGCAACGGCGTGATCTCCGTTACCGCCGCCTCGCTGGCGATGCAGAGCCAGGGGCACCGTGCCGGCAGCGCCTCGGCCGTAATTGGCGTCACCATGTTTACCCTGGGTGGCATCAGCGTTCCGGTTACCGGTATCGGTGGCACCTCGGTACTGACCATGAGCGCCACCATCTTTGGCTGTTATATGCTGGCGATTCTGATGTTCAATCTGCTGGCACAGAAAGCGAAAACAGCCTGA
- the nadE gene encoding ammonia-dependent NAD(+) synthetase — protein MALQQDIIAALGVKPTIDAQAEIRTSVEFLKSYLKTYPFLKSLVLGISGGQDSTLTGKLCQIAINELRAETGDGSYQFIAVRLPHGVQADEQDCQDAIAFIQPDRVLTVNIKAAVQASEQALRDAGITLSDFIRGNDKARERMKTQYNIAGMTSGVVVGTDHAAEAVTGFFTKYGDGGTDINPIFRLHKGQGKQLLKALGCPEHLYLKHPTADLEDDRPGLQDEVALGVTYEMIDRYLEGQTIDPAAAKTIENWYLKTEHKRRPPITVFDDFWKR, from the coding sequence ATGGCTCTGCAACAGGACATTATCGCGGCGCTGGGCGTCAAGCCCACTATTGATGCTCAGGCAGAAATTCGCACCAGCGTTGAATTTCTTAAATCCTATCTGAAAACGTATCCGTTCCTGAAGTCGCTGGTGCTGGGCATCAGCGGCGGTCAGGACTCTACCCTGACGGGTAAGCTGTGCCAGATCGCCATTAACGAACTGCGGGCTGAAACCGGCGACGGCAGCTACCAGTTTATCGCGGTGCGCCTGCCGCACGGCGTACAGGCCGACGAGCAGGACTGCCAGGACGCCATTGCGTTTATCCAGCCCGACCGCGTGCTGACGGTGAACATCAAGGCAGCGGTGCAGGCCAGCGAGCAGGCGCTGCGCGATGCCGGAATCACGCTTTCCGATTTTATTCGCGGCAACGATAAAGCGCGCGAGCGCATGAAAACCCAGTACAACATTGCCGGTATGACCTCCGGCGTGGTGGTCGGCACCGACCACGCGGCGGAAGCCGTCACTGGCTTCTTTACCAAATACGGCGATGGCGGCACCGATATCAATCCGATCTTCCGCCTGCACAAAGGCCAGGGTAAGCAGCTGCTGAAAGCGCTGGGCTGCCCGGAGCACCTCTATCTGAAGCACCCCACCGCCGACCTTGAAGACGATCGTCCGGGCCTGCAGGATGAAGTGGCGCTGGGCGTGACCTATGAGATGATCGACCGCTATCTGGAAGGGCAAACTATCGACCCGGCGGCAGCGAAAACCATCGAGAACTGGTATCTGAAAACCGAACATAAACGCCGCCCGCCGATCACGGTGTTTGACGATTTCTGGAAACGTTAA
- the cho gene encoding excinuclease Cho, translated as MARRIASHRLEFEPAAIYQYPEQLRPWLESLPTLPGVYIFHGESETLPLYIGKSVNIRSRVLSHLRTPDEARMLRQATRISFIPTAGELGALLLEAQMIKLQQPLFNKRLRKNRQLCALQIRAGRPQVVYAKEVDFSHTPDLFGLYASRRAALDTLQKIADEQRLCYGLLGLETLTKGRACFRYSLKRCAGACCGEESLEAHQQRLLAALDAVRLQCWPWPGAVAVVEKGVSQQQIHVINNWLYLGSVSDLADAAALCTTPPGFDSDGYKILCKPLLKGSLPIIPLPGA; from the coding sequence GTGGCCAGAAGAATAGCCAGTCATCGCCTTGAGTTTGAACCCGCCGCAATCTACCAGTATCCGGAACAGCTGCGTCCGTGGCTGGAATCCCTGCCCACCCTGCCCGGCGTCTATATTTTTCATGGTGAAAGCGAAACCCTGCCGCTGTATATCGGTAAAAGCGTCAATATCCGCAGCCGGGTGCTGTCGCATCTGCGCACCCCTGATGAGGCACGCATGCTGCGCCAGGCGACGCGCATCAGTTTTATCCCTACCGCCGGTGAGCTGGGCGCCCTGCTGCTGGAAGCGCAGATGATCAAACTGCAGCAGCCGCTGTTCAATAAACGCCTGCGTAAAAACCGCCAGCTGTGCGCGCTGCAGATCCGCGCCGGGCGCCCGCAGGTGGTGTATGCCAAAGAGGTCGACTTCTCGCACACGCCGGATCTGTTCGGCCTGTATGCCAGCCGCCGCGCCGCGCTGGACACCCTGCAAAAAATTGCCGACGAGCAGCGGCTCTGTTACGGCCTGCTGGGGCTGGAAACGCTGACGAAAGGTCGCGCCTGCTTCCGCTACAGCCTGAAACGCTGCGCCGGAGCCTGCTGTGGGGAAGAGTCACTGGAGGCGCACCAGCAGCGCCTGCTGGCGGCGCTGGACGCCGTGCGCCTGCAGTGCTGGCCATGGCCGGGTGCCGTGGCCGTGGTGGAAAAGGGCGTCAGCCAGCAGCAGATACATGTGATCAATAACTGGCTCTACCTCGGTTCAGTCAGCGATCTGGCGGATGCCGCCGCCCTGTGCACCACCCCGCCCGGATTTGACAGCGATGGTTATAAGATCCTCTGCAAGCCGCTGCTGAAAGGCAGCCTGCCGATCATCCCTCTACCCGGCGCCTGA
- the spy gene encoding ATP-independent periplasmic protein-refolding chaperone Spy: protein MRKLTSVFVAASLALGAANIVHAAADTLTPPPAGADKPMTHKPPRHGGMQHEMFKGLNLTDAQKQQMRTIMKESHKEMKRPSLEERRAAHNIIASDSFDKAKAEAQAEQMSANGKARAMSMLETQNKLYNVLTPEQKKQFNQNFEKRLTEKPHHEGKMAPAEE from the coding sequence ATGCGTAAATTAACCTCTGTTTTTGTTGCCGCTTCACTGGCTCTGGGTGCTGCAAATATCGTTCATGCAGCCGCTGATACTCTGACGCCACCGCCGGCGGGTGCCGACAAGCCGATGACGCATAAGCCGCCGCGTCACGGTGGTATGCAACACGAGATGTTTAAAGGACTGAATCTGACGGACGCGCAGAAACAACAGATGCGCACCATCATGAAAGAGTCACACAAAGAGATGAAGCGCCCGTCGCTGGAAGAGCGCCGCGCAGCACATAACATTATCGCCTCCGACAGCTTCGACAAGGCGAAGGCAGAAGCGCAGGCTGAACAGATGTCTGCCAACGGCAAAGCGCGGGCAATGTCGATGCTGGAGACGCAGAACAAGCTGTATAACGTGCTGACTCCTGAGCAGAAAAAACAGTTTAATCAGAACTTTGAGAAACGTCTGACTGAAAAGCCGCACCATGAAGGTAAAATGGCGCCTGCAGAAGAGTAA
- the astE gene encoding succinylglutamate desuccinylase: MQDFLTTTLNGQTPSAPEGRNEHLSWRWIDEGIVELTPTQPATMALVVSAGIHGNETAPVEIVEPLLDALLRGERPLQTRLLVIYGNPAALRRNKRYLHGDMNRMFGGRWQQYEDCPEARRAWRLEQAMENFWQAGEYEEVRWHIDMHTAIRGSWHTRFGVLPLRDTPWPDDFMAWLGVAGLEALVFHRAPGGTFTHYSSQHFQAASCTLELGKALPFGQNDLSQFSAAREALSALICGGELPAVAEAPRRYRVSQQITRLSESFVLHMSDDTLNFTVFPQGTLLAEDGEKRYFVQQAREYVLFPNPNVAVGLRAGLMLVEDNAHNEALGSTP, translated from the coding sequence ATGCAGGACTTCCTCACCACCACGCTAAACGGGCAAACCCCCTCCGCGCCTGAGGGGCGTAATGAGCATCTCAGCTGGCGCTGGATCGATGAGGGGATTGTTGAACTGACCCCGACCCAACCGGCGACCATGGCACTGGTGGTCTCAGCCGGGATCCACGGCAACGAAACGGCACCGGTGGAAATTGTTGAGCCGCTGCTGGACGCTCTGCTACGCGGCGAGCGGCCGCTGCAGACGCGTCTGCTGGTGATTTATGGTAATCCGGCAGCGCTGCGGCGCAATAAGCGCTATCTGCACGGCGATATGAACCGGATGTTTGGCGGCCGCTGGCAGCAGTATGAAGACTGTCCGGAAGCGCGCCGCGCCTGGCGACTGGAGCAGGCGATGGAGAACTTCTGGCAGGCCGGCGAGTACGAAGAGGTGCGCTGGCATATTGATATGCACACCGCAATCCGCGGCTCATGGCATACGCGCTTTGGCGTGCTGCCGCTGCGCGACACGCCGTGGCCGGACGATTTTATGGCATGGCTGGGCGTTGCCGGACTGGAGGCGCTGGTGTTCCACCGCGCGCCGGGCGGCACCTTTACCCACTACAGCAGCCAGCATTTTCAGGCTGCCAGCTGCACGCTGGAGCTGGGTAAAGCACTGCCGTTTGGCCAGAACGACCTCAGCCAGTTCAGCGCCGCCCGCGAGGCGCTGAGCGCGCTGATTTGCGGGGGTGAACTGCCTGCCGTCGCTGAGGCGCCGCGCCGCTATCGGGTCTCCCAGCAGATCACCCGTTTGTCGGAGAGCTTTGTGCTGCATATGAGCGATGACACGCTGAACTTCACCGTTTTCCCACAGGGCACGCTGCTGGCGGAAGATGGCGAGAAGCGTTATTTTGTCCAGCAGGCGCGGGAGTATGTGCTGTTCCCTAATCCCAACGTCGCGGTCGGCCTGCGAGCCGGGCTGATGCTGGTCGAAGATAATGCGCATAATGAGGCGCTGGGCTCGACGCCGTAA